One genomic window of Marinobacter adhaerens HP15 includes the following:
- a CDS encoding ABC transporter ATP-binding protein has product MASILDIQDLSVDIPTDSSTLHAVRGISLELNRGETLGIVGESGSGKSMTALALMNLLPPAAKRQASCIDFDGSDLTHATERELASKIRGQRIGMIFQEPMTSLNPVYSIGRQLKETMTLHRKVSDTEAENRAVYLLEKVGLPDPASRLKQYPHELSGGQRQRVMIAMALMNEPELLIADEPTTALDVTIQAQILHLLRELQQEFGMSMILITHDLGVVSRAADNIAVMYAGDIVETGKTGEVLENPRHPYTKGLLECVPGYKGQSQQRLGAIPGIVPAMTGDISGCAFASRCPRAAGVCRTTNPPTKKLHQGRYFVCHEPDVEGRGLAAERPTASERTVTSNVRGTEDILTVDHVSCTFSVRRGMFGKRKPLQALDDVSLTLKKGEVLALVGESGCGKTTLTRTIMGLQAPSTGSVTLNGQRIENLPPMDRARMIQPIFQDPYSSLNPRKTIGEIIAKPLFVHGIGSNQEQHQQVRKMMELVGLPSRVFNSYPDQLSGGQRQRAAIGRALILNPEVVICDEPTSALDVSVQAQILNLLLDLRDELDLTYLFVTHNLSVVQHMADRVAVMYLGEIVECGERDQVMSDPKHPYTHALMNSALSISPGESVPDPGLSGDFPNPMNRPSGCPFHPRCPLADQQCREQAPGPELIDNTLVQCWKARTAGNQLKS; this is encoded by the coding sequence ATGGCATCCATTTTGGATATCCAGGATCTGTCAGTCGACATTCCGACCGATTCCAGCACGCTGCACGCGGTCCGTGGTATCAGCCTGGAACTCAATCGCGGGGAAACCCTTGGGATTGTAGGCGAGTCCGGCTCTGGCAAGTCCATGACTGCACTTGCGCTGATGAACCTTTTACCACCGGCCGCCAAGCGCCAGGCCTCCTGCATCGACTTCGATGGGAGTGACCTGACTCACGCCACCGAGCGAGAACTGGCCAGCAAGATCCGTGGCCAGCGTATCGGAATGATTTTCCAGGAGCCGATGACCAGTCTCAATCCGGTGTACTCCATCGGGCGGCAGCTCAAGGAAACCATGACACTGCACCGGAAGGTTTCCGATACCGAAGCTGAAAACCGGGCAGTCTATTTGCTGGAGAAGGTGGGTCTGCCGGATCCTGCGAGCCGGCTCAAGCAATACCCTCACGAGCTTTCCGGAGGGCAGCGTCAGCGTGTGATGATTGCCATGGCCCTGATGAACGAGCCGGAATTGCTGATTGCGGATGAGCCTACCACGGCTCTGGATGTGACTATTCAGGCCCAGATCCTTCACCTGTTGCGGGAGCTGCAGCAGGAATTCGGCATGTCCATGATCCTGATTACCCACGACCTCGGTGTGGTGTCTCGGGCCGCTGACAACATTGCGGTGATGTACGCCGGGGATATTGTGGAAACCGGCAAGACAGGGGAGGTACTGGAAAACCCTCGCCATCCTTACACCAAAGGTTTGCTGGAGTGTGTTCCGGGCTACAAGGGACAAAGCCAGCAGAGGCTCGGTGCCATTCCGGGTATCGTTCCTGCCATGACCGGCGACATCTCAGGTTGTGCCTTTGCATCCCGGTGCCCGCGGGCGGCGGGTGTCTGCAGGACGACGAATCCGCCGACCAAGAAGCTCCATCAGGGCAGGTACTTTGTTTGCCATGAGCCTGACGTTGAGGGAAGAGGGCTGGCGGCGGAGCGGCCAACCGCAAGTGAAAGAACCGTCACATCCAATGTTCGTGGGACCGAAGACATTCTGACGGTAGACCACGTCAGCTGCACGTTTTCAGTGAGGCGGGGAATGTTCGGTAAGCGGAAACCGCTGCAGGCACTGGATGATGTCAGCCTGACCCTGAAAAAGGGCGAGGTTCTGGCGTTGGTGGGCGAGTCAGGGTGTGGCAAAACAACGCTAACCCGGACCATCATGGGGCTGCAGGCTCCTTCAACCGGATCTGTCACGCTCAACGGTCAGCGCATTGAAAATCTGCCTCCGATGGATCGGGCCCGGATGATTCAGCCCATTTTCCAGGACCCTTACTCATCTCTGAATCCCAGAAAAACCATTGGCGAGATTATCGCCAAGCCTCTGTTTGTCCACGGCATCGGATCGAACCAAGAACAACACCAGCAGGTTCGGAAAATGATGGAACTGGTCGGCCTGCCGTCGAGGGTGTTTAACAGTTATCCCGATCAGCTTTCCGGAGGCCAGAGACAGCGCGCTGCCATCGGGCGTGCACTGATCCTGAATCCCGAGGTCGTGATCTGCGATGAGCCGACGTCTGCTTTGGATGTGTCCGTCCAGGCCCAGATTCTCAATCTTCTTCTGGACCTTCGGGATGAGCTGGATCTGACCTATCTGTTCGTAACCCACAACCTGTCCGTGGTTCAGCACATGGCGGACCGTGTGGCGGTGATGTATCTGGGCGAGATCGTCGAGTGCGGCGAACGTGATCAGGTGATGTCCGACCCGAAACATCCCTATACCCATGCGCTGATGAATTCAGCGCTGAGTATCTCCCCGGGCGAGAGTGTCCCCGACCCCGGCCTTTCAGGAGATTTCCCCAATCCGATGAATCGACCCAGCGGGTGTCCGTTCCATCCGCGCTGTCCGCTCGCGGATCAGCAATGCCGCGAACAGGCACCGGGGCCAGAACTCATCGATAACACGCTGGTTCAGTGCTGGAAGGCAAGAACCGCCGGCAACCAGCTCAAATCCTGA
- a CDS encoding ABC transporter permease — translation MNPSELTADEQRIESEEAGLGLSPTMAALKRARSHYGLKIGFGILLVMAVFAVFAPWLAPHDPYLQNLPMRMLPPVWVEGGSWEYLLGTDHLGRDYMSRIIYGARISMTIGIGAATIGMVIGVTLGLIAGYFGGWLDQAVNFLVTCQLAVPSLLLIMALVFVIGQSITVVIFVIGATHWVFYLVVTRSATLRLRELDFVAAAQAMGCSKFQIAVKEVLPNLVNQIMVIFTLEVAVAILNEATLSFLGLGIPSPIPSWGLMIAEGKQAMFFQPWLVILPGISLFILVIAINLLGDGVRDVTVTNRRN, via the coding sequence ATGAATCCGTCTGAACTGACTGCCGACGAACAACGCATCGAATCGGAAGAGGCCGGTCTTGGCCTCAGCCCGACCATGGCAGCACTGAAACGCGCCCGCAGCCACTACGGCCTGAAGATTGGCTTTGGCATCTTGCTGGTGATGGCCGTGTTTGCCGTGTTCGCGCCCTGGCTGGCGCCCCATGATCCGTATCTGCAGAACCTGCCCATGCGCATGCTGCCACCGGTCTGGGTTGAGGGTGGTAGCTGGGAATATTTGCTGGGTACCGATCATCTCGGTCGGGATTACATGAGCCGCATCATCTATGGGGCTCGGATTTCCATGACCATAGGCATTGGCGCGGCCACCATTGGCATGGTCATCGGTGTCACTCTTGGCCTGATCGCCGGGTACTTTGGCGGCTGGCTGGACCAGGCGGTGAACTTCTTGGTGACCTGTCAGTTGGCGGTACCCAGCCTGCTGCTGATCATGGCGCTGGTGTTCGTAATCGGCCAGTCAATCACGGTGGTGATCTTTGTCATCGGCGCGACCCACTGGGTGTTCTATCTGGTGGTTACCCGGTCGGCAACACTGCGGCTGCGTGAACTGGATTTTGTCGCCGCCGCACAGGCCATGGGGTGCAGCAAGTTCCAGATCGCAGTGAAGGAAGTACTACCCAACCTGGTTAACCAGATCATGGTGATTTTCACCCTGGAGGTGGCGGTCGCCATTCTTAACGAGGCCACCCTGTCATTCCTTGGGCTGGGCATTCCATCGCCCATTCCGTCCTGGGGTCTCATGATCGCTGAAGGCAAACAGGCCATGTTCTTCCAGCCCTGGCTGGTGATCCTGCCGGGCATCTCTCTGTTCATTCTTGTGATTGCGATCAACCTGCTTGGCGATGGTGTTCGCGACGTGACCGTTACTAATCGGAGGAATTGA
- a CDS encoding ABC transporter permease: MLNYILRRGLMALLVALTVSFGTFALFHFATDPAQTIAGEDAPQEMVDDIREQYGFDRPVSVQYADWLGSALQGDFGQSYFWKQPVVELIQEHAKVTIVLALAALGVTVLIALPLGISAALKPNSWVDRFALSTAVSAQAIPNFWLGLMLIILFAVTFPIFPVSGDATWKHYVLPALVLGASSVPAVMRLTRTGLLDVLSSDYIRTARAKGFMGYRLILQQAMRNALLPIVSVLAVQLGHKLGGSVVTESVFSMNGLGRLAVESIFNSDIPTVQSLILIFVLTFVLLTLAADLINAWLDPRIRMG, from the coding sequence ATGCTGAATTACATCCTTCGACGTGGGCTGATGGCCCTGCTAGTTGCACTGACCGTGTCGTTTGGAACCTTCGCTTTGTTCCATTTTGCGACGGACCCTGCCCAGACCATTGCCGGCGAAGACGCGCCCCAGGAAATGGTCGACGACATCCGTGAGCAGTATGGCTTTGACCGGCCGGTGTCTGTCCAGTACGCGGATTGGCTGGGAAGCGCCCTTCAGGGCGATTTTGGGCAGAGCTATTTCTGGAAACAGCCAGTGGTGGAGCTGATTCAGGAACACGCCAAAGTCACCATCGTACTGGCACTTGCAGCACTGGGAGTAACTGTCCTGATCGCCCTGCCGCTGGGGATCAGTGCCGCTCTCAAGCCCAACAGCTGGGTGGACCGGTTTGCTCTCTCAACGGCGGTGTCGGCCCAGGCCATTCCAAACTTCTGGTTGGGTCTGATGCTGATCATCCTGTTCGCGGTGACCTTTCCGATCTTTCCGGTGTCTGGTGACGCCACCTGGAAACATTACGTGCTACCTGCACTGGTCCTCGGAGCCAGTTCGGTGCCGGCGGTAATGCGCCTGACCCGTACAGGGCTCTTGGACGTGCTCTCCTCAGACTACATTCGCACAGCCCGGGCAAAAGGCTTCATGGGTTACCGGCTGATTCTTCAACAGGCCATGCGCAACGCGTTGCTGCCCATTGTAAGTGTGTTGGCGGTGCAGCTTGGCCACAAGCTGGGCGGTTCGGTGGTTACCGAATCGGTGTTCAGCATGAATGGCCTCGGTCGCCTCGCGGTGGAGTCCATCTTCAACTCGGACATTCCGACAGTGCAGTCTCTGATCCTGATCTTTGTACTGACTTTCGTATTGCTCACGCTGGCGGCTGATCTGATTAACGCCTGGCTTGACCCACGGATTCGGATGGGGTGA
- a CDS encoding ABC transporter substrate-binding protein, which produces MRTRTPVPFKNQLISAVVAGLLPVCASAGKDDNTLVVAFEKPLTTVDRLYSIQREGLILSRLTDDGLFYVNPDSLEFEPLAAESYEWINETTLEVTVRDDVFFHDGSKLTAEDVVYTFEWVLDENSDTSRGPVIQSWLESIEKAGPRTVRFNLRLPYPMALRDMAISIPVRKKGTYEGADGMENAAEDRPLNGIGPYRIKDFSAGREIVIERFDNYYQASPKANPAIETMVFRVIPDQGTQQAELLSGGIDMMMGVPPDVADNISHLPGVERKEGNDIRIGYITLDAAGYSDPDTPFTKLKVRQAINHAINREEITRYLVRGSAEVVPYACHPRQFGCEGDGPVYPYNPEKAKRLLKEAGYPDGFAFKLWAYREKIIAEAVVSDLKEIGLDVDLRFVKLNVFAKVRNDKDMEAFFASYGSGGTADASASTGVHFAAGSARNYTDDEALGETVLAAERTIEVAERKRLYREALNRIAEQAYWVPMFSYSQNYLLSPGLEFPVPKDGVPRFWQASWSDQ; this is translated from the coding sequence ATGAGGACCCGGACCCCGGTGCCATTCAAAAACCAACTCATAAGCGCGGTCGTCGCTGGCCTTCTGCCGGTGTGTGCAAGCGCAGGCAAGGATGACAACACCTTGGTGGTGGCATTTGAAAAGCCGTTGACCACCGTTGACCGGTTGTATTCTATCCAACGCGAGGGGCTGATCCTCTCCCGATTGACCGACGACGGTCTGTTCTACGTGAACCCCGATTCTCTTGAATTCGAACCATTGGCCGCTGAGTCATATGAGTGGATCAATGAGACCACGCTTGAGGTAACTGTCCGGGACGATGTTTTCTTCCACGATGGGAGCAAGCTTACCGCTGAAGACGTGGTTTACACCTTTGAGTGGGTGTTAGATGAGAATTCCGACACCAGTCGCGGACCAGTGATTCAATCGTGGCTCGAGAGCATTGAGAAGGCTGGCCCGAGAACCGTGCGTTTTAACCTGCGGCTGCCTTACCCAATGGCGCTGCGGGACATGGCGATCAGTATCCCTGTACGCAAAAAAGGAACGTATGAGGGTGCCGATGGTATGGAGAACGCGGCCGAAGACCGACCGCTGAACGGTATAGGCCCATACCGGATCAAGGACTTCAGTGCCGGCCGGGAAATTGTCATTGAGCGTTTCGACAATTACTACCAGGCCAGCCCCAAAGCCAACCCGGCCATTGAAACCATGGTATTCCGGGTTATCCCGGACCAGGGAACCCAACAGGCGGAGCTGCTAAGTGGTGGCATCGACATGATGATGGGCGTACCGCCGGATGTAGCCGATAACATCAGCCATCTTCCGGGTGTAGAGCGCAAGGAAGGTAATGATATCCGTATTGGCTACATCACCCTGGACGCTGCCGGCTATTCTGACCCGGACACCCCGTTTACCAAACTTAAAGTGCGCCAGGCGATTAACCACGCCATCAATCGCGAGGAAATTACCCGATATCTGGTGCGCGGCAGTGCGGAGGTAGTTCCCTATGCCTGTCACCCGCGGCAGTTTGGCTGCGAGGGCGACGGCCCCGTTTACCCCTACAACCCTGAAAAGGCGAAGCGACTCCTGAAAGAGGCCGGTTACCCGGACGGCTTCGCCTTCAAACTGTGGGCCTACCGGGAAAAGATCATCGCCGAGGCAGTGGTCAGCGACCTGAAGGAGATCGGCCTGGATGTTGATCTTCGGTTTGTGAAGCTGAATGTGTTTGCCAAAGTGCGTAACGACAAAGACATGGAAGCTTTCTTCGCGTCCTATGGCAGCGGCGGTACTGCCGATGCTTCTGCGTCCACTGGCGTCCATTTTGCCGCGGGGTCTGCCCGCAACTACACCGACGATGAAGCGCTCGGAGAGACGGTACTGGCCGCCGAACGCACCATTGAGGTTGCGGAGCGCAAGCGCCTTTATCGGGAGGCCCTGAACCGGATTGCCGAGCAGGCCTATTGGGTCCCCATGTTTTCCTACAGCCAAAACTATCTGCTGTCGCCGGGACTTGAGTTCCCGGTTCCCAAAGACGGTGTTCCACGTTTCTGGCAAGCCAGCTGGAGCGACCAATAA
- a CDS encoding LysR family transcriptional regulator: protein MNIKKLRCFRAVVIHGSLVAAASVMNLSQPATSRLISTLEDELKLKLFKREKRRLVLTPEGKEFYREAEKILANLDDLPRIVREIKDGGTRTLRIVALARLANSLVSPALARFVAENPEQRFSVDVRGHRDIEQWVAGRHYDIAVALTKPCNHPSVIQRPFFDTDAMAMVPKGHPLELLESVTAEQMAEHDIIALAPGLRPRFQMEEIFHSAGVELTCKIETTSSVLACQMVVEGLGVTIIDRLAALAVDESRYSLLPLNPSYRLQFVLLFPPGFEETPATKSLVRCLSNQVRESLGEHAVMTSDTD from the coding sequence ATGAATATTAAGAAGTTGAGGTGCTTCCGTGCGGTGGTCATTCATGGCTCATTGGTGGCGGCTGCGTCTGTGATGAATCTGAGCCAGCCAGCAACCAGTCGTCTTATCTCCACGCTGGAGGATGAGCTTAAGCTCAAACTGTTCAAACGCGAGAAGCGACGTCTGGTGCTTACCCCGGAGGGTAAGGAGTTCTATCGGGAGGCAGAAAAAATCCTCGCCAATCTCGATGACCTGCCTCGTATTGTACGGGAGATCAAGGACGGTGGGACTCGCACCCTTCGCATCGTGGCGCTGGCCCGTTTGGCAAACAGTCTCGTCTCCCCGGCGCTTGCCCGTTTTGTGGCGGAAAATCCCGAACAACGTTTCAGTGTAGATGTTCGTGGGCATCGGGATATCGAACAGTGGGTCGCTGGCAGGCATTACGATATTGCGGTGGCACTGACAAAGCCTTGTAATCACCCATCAGTGATACAGCGGCCATTCTTTGATACCGATGCCATGGCGATGGTGCCAAAGGGGCATCCCCTGGAACTGCTGGAGTCGGTAACTGCAGAACAGATGGCAGAACACGACATCATCGCTTTGGCACCGGGACTGCGCCCCCGCTTTCAGATGGAAGAGATCTTTCATTCCGCCGGTGTAGAACTCACCTGCAAAATCGAAACAACGTCCAGTGTGCTGGCCTGCCAGATGGTGGTGGAGGGGTTGGGGGTAACCATTATTGATCGGCTGGCAGCGCTGGCGGTGGACGAGAGTCGCTACAGTCTTTTGCCCCTTAACCCTTCCTACAGACTTCAGTTTGTTCTTCTTTTCCCCCCTGGCTTTGAAGAGACACCGGCGACCAAGAGCCTGGTTCGCTGCCTGAGTAACCAGGTTCGCGAGTCCCTGGGCGAGCATGCCGTGATGACCAGCGATACTGATTAA
- a CDS encoding porin, which produces MRFSKTLLAAGIISIAASPASALEVEVGGQVNRAIMYAKDGYNANELGLGSDTEIYHVDNRNSPTRFNIGGTQRIIDGWTAGALIEVGVFANASNDVDPAQKNTGPEIDERVTDAFLDTPYGKLTLGLGEGAAYNAGRRDYSGTGVISFRNPSLIGGELRFALKPFPASFRSRPNRTPPETNPFDEANPFGNEVSISGSIRDYNFEGRHNRIRYDSPRIGPVTISVSAGHDGSDGQDSILQMGVKSGLRVPGGRMLVGAGYSRATQNIDNLSSDGPDVNTYGGSVSYFHSDTGLNLTLAAVNRAEKLTPEEATDTFDATDSELGQFRYVKLGYRPNRTHAFDIHYGETRDRNKNDEKGSVIGVGYVFSPTDLFDAYAGAKIHSHERAEWCTTSGNTCYAPEYEDIILVTTGLRVKF; this is translated from the coding sequence ATGAGGTTTTCAAAAACGCTGCTGGCAGCTGGGATTATCAGCATTGCAGCATCCCCGGCATCGGCCCTTGAAGTAGAAGTAGGCGGCCAGGTTAACCGGGCCATCATGTACGCGAAGGACGGTTATAACGCGAACGAACTGGGACTGGGATCAGACACCGAGATCTATCATGTTGACAACCGCAACAGCCCGACCCGTTTCAATATTGGTGGCACCCAGCGCATTATCGACGGTTGGACCGCCGGCGCACTGATCGAAGTTGGTGTATTCGCTAACGCATCCAATGATGTTGACCCGGCCCAGAAAAATACCGGCCCGGAAATCGATGAACGAGTCACTGATGCGTTTCTGGACACACCCTATGGCAAGCTGACCTTAGGCCTTGGTGAGGGCGCAGCCTACAATGCCGGGCGCCGGGACTATTCAGGCACGGGTGTGATCAGTTTCCGCAACCCAAGCCTGATTGGCGGTGAACTACGGTTTGCCCTCAAACCATTCCCGGCATCGTTTCGCTCGAGGCCGAACAGGACGCCCCCTGAGACCAACCCTTTTGACGAAGCCAACCCGTTCGGCAACGAAGTCAGCATTTCAGGCAGTATCCGGGACTACAACTTTGAAGGCCGCCACAACCGTATCCGCTATGACAGTCCGCGTATCGGCCCTGTCACCATATCCGTGAGTGCGGGCCATGATGGAAGCGACGGTCAGGATTCGATTTTGCAGATGGGTGTCAAATCAGGCCTGCGGGTTCCAGGTGGCCGGATGCTGGTTGGCGCCGGCTACTCTCGTGCAACACAGAACATCGACAACCTGAGCAGTGACGGGCCGGATGTGAATACCTACGGCGGCTCTGTTTCCTATTTCCATAGTGACACCGGCCTGAACCTGACCCTAGCAGCCGTCAACCGCGCGGAGAAACTGACGCCTGAAGAGGCGACTGACACCTTCGACGCCACCGACTCAGAGCTTGGCCAATTCCGCTATGTGAAGCTGGGGTACCGCCCGAACAGGACGCACGCGTTCGATATTCATTACGGCGAGACCCGCGATCGGAACAAAAACGATGAAAAAGGGTCCGTTATTGGTGTGGGTTACGTCTTCAGCCCAACCGACCTGTTTGACGCCTACGCCGGCGCGAAGATTCACAGCCATGAACGTGCGGAATGGTGCACCACTTCTGGCAACACCTGTTATGCGCCGGAGTATGAGGACATCATTCTGGTGACAACCGGCTTACGCGTTAAGTTCTAG
- a CDS encoding carboxylate--amine ligase encodes MAITPESKMSQEVLAWRDPSMDSVLGTETPKDPNKGYIALLGWSINAIKAAQKFDRRYIVVAPDWAADFCTANNIPFIPWDFVRLNDRSMEIAEKLKAEGVDVAIPLFEETVEWSGAINSVLLNNPRMYGQSILFRDKALMKRRAQLGGIRVGIFEEAHEKDDIIRFMKRVNQTLLKLDGDPDDPIHVKAFDKAGCLGHRMIRTLEEIDTIPDEEYPLLMESHLSGWEFAVEAWIHDGKIKFLNISEYVTLGYSVFVPATKELESWREAITKQIELLVKTFDIQFGLIHPEYFVTSDGTMYFGEVAYRPPGFKAFELIERAYGFNAYQASMLVFDPKSTKEEVDAFFPREVVDAKGYAGCFGVYPRRRVVSKLEMPKECIEHPYFESHELVAPAEETVPDRSAFGTHWGLVFFFGDDPIKMRDLLKSQEELDFYV; translated from the coding sequence ATGGCGATCACACCGGAATCCAAAATGTCGCAGGAAGTGCTGGCCTGGCGCGATCCCTCCATGGACTCGGTTCTCGGAACGGAAACACCCAAGGACCCAAACAAGGGCTATATTGCTCTTCTTGGCTGGAGTATTAATGCGATCAAGGCGGCTCAGAAGTTCGATCGCCGCTATATCGTGGTTGCCCCGGATTGGGCTGCCGATTTTTGCACGGCCAACAATATTCCCTTCATCCCCTGGGATTTTGTTCGCCTGAACGATCGGTCCATGGAAATCGCTGAAAAGCTGAAAGCCGAAGGCGTGGATGTCGCAATCCCATTGTTCGAAGAAACGGTGGAATGGTCAGGCGCGATCAACTCTGTTCTGTTGAATAATCCGCGTATGTACGGCCAGTCCATTCTGTTCCGGGACAAGGCGCTGATGAAACGTCGGGCCCAGCTTGGTGGTATTCGCGTCGGGATTTTCGAAGAAGCCCACGAAAAGGATGACATCATTCGCTTCATGAAGCGGGTTAACCAGACGCTGCTCAAACTGGATGGTGACCCGGACGATCCGATTCACGTGAAGGCGTTCGATAAAGCCGGTTGCCTGGGTCATCGCATGATCCGCACGCTGGAAGAAATCGATACGATTCCGGACGAGGAATACCCCCTGCTCATGGAAAGTCACCTGAGTGGCTGGGAATTCGCCGTTGAGGCCTGGATCCACGATGGCAAAATCAAATTCCTGAATATTTCAGAGTACGTCACCCTGGGTTACTCGGTGTTTGTTCCTGCCACGAAGGAACTTGAAAGCTGGCGCGAAGCAATCACCAAGCAGATCGAGTTGCTGGTCAAAACATTTGATATCCAGTTCGGTCTGATTCATCCGGAGTACTTCGTAACCAGCGACGGCACCATGTATTTTGGCGAAGTTGCGTATCGCCCACCCGGGTTCAAGGCCTTCGAATTGATTGAACGCGCGTATGGATTCAATGCCTACCAGGCTTCCATGCTGGTGTTTGATCCCAAGAGCACCAAGGAAGAGGTCGATGCCTTCTTCCCCCGCGAAGTGGTCGATGCCAAGGGTTATGCCGGCTGCTTCGGTGTTTATCCGAGACGCCGCGTGGTGAGCAAGCTGGAAATGCCCAAAGAGTGCATTGAGCATCCTTACTTCGAGTCTCACGAGTTGGTGGCCCCTGCCGAGGAAACAGTTCCGGACCGATCCGCTTTTGGTACTCACTGGGGGCTTGTGTTCTTCTTCGGTGACGACCCGATCAAGATGCGGGATCTTCTGAAATCTCAGGAAGAGCTGGACTTCTACGTCTAG
- a CDS encoding mechanosensitive ion channel family protein: MMESFGADLIEQLRRNLGDAFQAVSGENLDWGALLVQILGQLLVSVIYLGVFLGVYLILIAAIRLGLGERRTKTPLYIQMRSGLRYLAGLGALVVILAQFGVSPEVLKAMARAGFMVLGFYVVWVVFRRLIKEGTSRYRMDPSIRQLVENLFAVIAATLAVVTVLAQFGFDVVSIIAGLGIVGIAVGFAAQSTLSNFIAGITLLIERPFRIGDWVTINGQEGKVVKIALRTTWLRTRDNIFTMIPNDSVASTDIINYSAEGVTRLNIPVGIAYKESAKAAREVLMPVLLAHPEVLQGAGMEPRVLLKSLGDSSVNLEVKVWITPDNLDVRPRIMADILEQMKEALDAAGIEIPFPHLQLFIDDAKGLKPVLEPFYRLRG, translated from the coding sequence ATGATGGAATCATTCGGTGCAGATTTGATTGAGCAGCTCCGTCGAAATCTTGGCGATGCCTTTCAGGCAGTGTCAGGCGAGAATCTCGACTGGGGTGCGTTGCTGGTACAGATACTCGGCCAGCTGCTGGTCTCTGTAATCTACCTTGGCGTCTTCCTGGGCGTTTATCTGATTCTGATCGCTGCCATCAGGCTGGGCCTTGGTGAGCGGCGAACCAAAACCCCTCTTTACATCCAGATGCGCAGCGGCCTCCGCTATCTGGCCGGGTTGGGTGCGCTGGTAGTTATTCTTGCGCAATTCGGGGTTTCGCCTGAGGTTCTCAAGGCGATGGCGAGGGCGGGTTTCATGGTCCTCGGTTTCTACGTGGTCTGGGTAGTTTTCCGACGTCTGATCAAGGAAGGCACTTCACGCTATCGAATGGATCCTTCCATCCGGCAACTGGTCGAGAATCTGTTTGCGGTTATCGCCGCAACCCTTGCGGTGGTAACGGTGCTTGCCCAGTTCGGTTTCGATGTGGTGTCGATTATCGCCGGTCTGGGCATCGTCGGTATTGCCGTTGGTTTTGCAGCTCAATCCACTCTCTCCAATTTCATTGCGGGTATCACCCTGCTCATTGAAAGGCCTTTTCGCATCGGTGATTGGGTCACTATCAACGGACAGGAAGGCAAAGTGGTGAAGATTGCCTTGCGAACCACCTGGCTGCGAACCCGGGATAATATCTTCACGATGATTCCAAACGACAGTGTTGCCTCCACGGATATCATCAATTACAGCGCAGAGGGCGTGACCCGCCTGAATATTCCCGTGGGGATTGCTTACAAGGAATCTGCGAAGGCGGCGAGGGAAGTGCTGATGCCGGTTTTGCTGGCACATCCCGAAGTTTTGCAGGGCGCTGGCATGGAGCCCCGTGTTTTGCTCAAAAGCCTCGGTGATTCGTCAGTGAACCTAGAAGTCAAAGTGTGGATAACGCCGGATAACCTGGATGTTCGGCCCAGAATCATGGCCGATATTCTCGAGCAGATGAAAGAAGCCCTGGATGCCGCCGGTATAGAGATTCCCTTCCCGCATCTGCAGCTGTTCATTGACGATGCAAAAGGATTGAAGCCGGTTCTCGAACCCTTCTACAGGCTGCGGGGATAA
- a CDS encoding rhodanese-like domain-containing protein encodes MRVSFSVKAVLILLSLALAPIVAHAKPVWIDVRTEAEHRQSHIDGDPLIPHDQIVAEVTERFPDKDTEINLYCRSGNRAGKAKSALERAGYTNVENKGSLAEAREARSL; translated from the coding sequence ATGAGAGTGTCTTTTTCAGTGAAAGCGGTGCTAATCCTGCTATCACTTGCGCTGGCACCGATAGTAGCGCATGCAAAGCCCGTGTGGATCGATGTCCGCACAGAGGCAGAACATCGGCAAAGCCACATAGATGGAGACCCGCTGATTCCGCATGACCAGATCGTTGCGGAGGTTACCGAGAGGTTCCCGGACAAAGACACCGAGATTAATCTTTATTGCCGCAGTGGCAACAGGGCAGGTAAAGCAAAATCGGCTCTGGAGCGTGCCGGTTATACAAATGTTGAAAACAAGGGGAGCCTGGCTGAGGCGCGTGAAGCGCGCAGTCTATAG
- a CDS encoding DUF1328 domain-containing protein, which translates to MLYWAIVCLVIAIIAGVLGFGGIAGTAAGFAKILFFIFLVLLVVSLIVNVFRGKGPKV; encoded by the coding sequence ATGCTCTATTGGGCTATCGTCTGTCTGGTAATCGCGATCATTGCGGGTGTTCTTGGTTTTGGAGGTATTGCAGGAACGGCCGCCGGCTTTGCGAAGATATTGTTCTTCATTTTTCTGGTACTGCTGGTTGTATCTTTAATAGTGAACGTCTTCCGGGGCAAGGGCCCCAAAGTCTAG